A section of the Clostridium sp. TW13 genome encodes:
- a CDS encoding PocR ligand-binding domain-containing protein, with amino-acid sequence MIHILEDNTIDMDKLEITDIIDIELLQRFQDNFAVGINCASVTVDKNGKPVTKPSSYTKFCDRFVHSTKKGDDRCAASHNRMGEEAARTGKPYVGFCHAGLIDFAAPIIVEGKLLGTVLGGQMLTEKPDRQTYIQIGNEIDVNAEAMADAAEQVKITQMKNIEAAADVLFIIANSFAKNGFNEIKLKTLSKRLSNNFMQVSASIEELSASAADISAQQEQLNESISEVGAITDEINSILDAIKNIANQTKMLGLNASIEAARAGEVGKGFAVVASEIKKLSENSKETANEIAKLTNTIQESVKGTMKNSQSTLETTKEQSKAMEEVNMNIQDSVHIADQLDNMVDNMR; translated from the coding sequence ATGATACATATTTTAGAAGATAATACGATCGACATGGACAAGCTAGAAATAACAGACATTATAGATATAGAATTATTACAAAGATTTCAAGATAACTTTGCTGTAGGAATTAATTGTGCTAGTGTTACAGTAGACAAAAATGGTAAACCAGTAACTAAGCCAAGTTCTTACACAAAGTTTTGTGACAGATTTGTACATTCAACTAAAAAAGGAGATGACAGATGTGCTGCATCCCATAATAGGATGGGAGAAGAGGCAGCTAGAACTGGTAAACCATACGTAGGTTTTTGCCATGCAGGGCTTATTGATTTTGCAGCACCTATTATTGTAGAAGGAAAGCTCTTAGGAACTGTTTTAGGTGGACAAATGCTTACAGAAAAGCCTGATAGACAAACTTACATACAAATTGGAAATGAGATAGATGTAAATGCTGAAGCTATGGCAGATGCAGCAGAGCAAGTAAAAATTACTCAAATGAAGAATATAGAAGCGGCAGCAGATGTATTATTTATAATAGCAAATTCTTTTGCTAAGAATGGTTTTAATGAAATAAAGTTAAAAACATTATCAAAGAGATTAAGCAATAACTTTATGCAAGTATCAGCATCTATAGAAGAACTTTCAGCGTCAGCAGCAGATATAAGTGCTCAACAAGAGCAATTAAATGAATCTATATCTGAAGTTGGAGCAATTACTGATGAAATTAATTCTATTCTTGATGCTATAAAAAATATAGCAAATCAAACAAAGATGTTAGGATTAAATGCTTCAATTGAGGCAGCTCGTGCTGGAGAAGTAGGAAAAGGATTTGCAGTAGTTGCATCTGAAATAAAGAAGTTATCTGAAAATTCAAAGGAAACAGCGAATGAGATTGCTAAATTAACTAACACTATCCAAGAATCTGTTAAAGGGACCATGAAAAATTCACAAAGTACATTAGAAACTACAAAAGAGCAGTCTAAAGCTATGGAAGAAGTGAATATGAATATCCAAGATTCAGTGCACATTGCTGACCAGTTAGATAATATGGTCGATAACATGAGATAA
- a CDS encoding ECF transporter S component: MKKNNTNTMVKIGVFTAVAVVLMYFSFPLPIFPAFLRFDFSDMPALIGSFALGPVAGVLIELLKNVINVVIKGSYSMLIGEFANFAVGAVWVFTAGYIYKKNKTKKMAVMSLLVSVVVMSVFGSLLNYFVLLPMYTKAFHMEFGNLAVYASTVMLPFNLLKGAITSIVTFPLYKAVSVALKLEAPAKKIMG; encoded by the coding sequence ATGAAAAAGAACAACACAAATACTATGGTAAAAATAGGAGTGTTTACAGCAGTGGCAGTAGTGCTTATGTATTTTAGCTTTCCACTACCTATATTTCCAGCTTTCTTAAGATTTGATTTTAGTGATATGCCAGCACTTATAGGAAGTTTTGCCTTAGGTCCAGTAGCAGGGGTACTCATAGAATTATTAAAGAATGTAATAAATGTAGTTATCAAAGGGTCTTATAGTATGTTAATTGGAGAATTTGCTAATTTTGCTGTAGGAGCTGTTTGGGTTTTTACTGCAGGATACATTTATAAGAAAAATAAAACAAAGAAGATGGCAGTAATGTCTTTATTAGTATCAGTTGTTGTAATGTCTGTATTTGGATCATTGCTAAACTATTTTGTACTTTTACCAATGTACACAAAGGCATTTCATATGGAGTTTGGAAACTTAGCAGTTTATGCATCTACAGTAATGCTACCATTTAACTTACTAAAAGGTGCAATTACTTCAATAGTTACTTTCCCATTATATAAAGCAGTATCAGTTGCTTTAAAGTTAGAAGCACCAGCAAAAAAAATTATGGGGTAA
- a CDS encoding ribose-phosphate pyrophosphokinase has translation MCNELNNIQPHGELGIIALESCSKIGKEINQYLRKIRANSANDDEEESYLINVDEIRFSNGEGKVKIKESVRGKDIYILCDVGNYNCTYNMFGIENYKGPDEHFQDIKRVVSAISGRANRVSVIMPLLYASRQHRRKGRESLDCAIALQELERLGVDEIITFDVHDPNVQNAIPLTSFENLYPTYEIIKTFIKDERKIEIDKNKMIVISPDTGAMDRAIYYSTMLGLDIGLFYKRRDHSTIVKGKNPIVQHEYIGRDVEGQDILIVDDIIASGESILDIAAQLKKRGAKSIYAAATFAFFTEGINKFDKFYEEGLIDRVYSTNLTYIPEKVKNSKWFKEVDMSAFMADIIDTLNHDGSMAPFFDATKSITELLAKK, from the coding sequence ATGTGTAATGAATTAAACAATATCCAACCTCATGGAGAGCTTGGGATTATTGCTTTAGAAAGTTGTTCAAAGATAGGGAAAGAAATTAATCAATATTTAAGAAAGATAAGAGCTAACAGTGCTAATGATGATGAAGAAGAATCTTATCTAATAAATGTTGATGAAATTAGATTTTCTAATGGTGAAGGAAAAGTCAAGATTAAGGAAAGTGTAAGAGGAAAGGATATCTATATTCTATGTGATGTAGGAAATTATAATTGTACTTACAATATGTTTGGAATTGAAAATTATAAGGGTCCAGATGAACATTTCCAAGATATAAAAAGAGTAGTATCTGCAATAAGTGGTAGAGCTAATAGAGTATCAGTAATAATGCCATTACTTTATGCATCAAGACAACATAGAAGAAAGGGTAGAGAATCCTTAGATTGTGCAATTGCACTTCAAGAGTTAGAAAGATTGGGAGTAGATGAAATTATTACTTTTGATGTTCATGATCCTAATGTTCAAAATGCTATACCATTAACATCATTTGAAAATTTATATCCTACATATGAGATAATAAAGACATTCATCAAAGATGAAAGAAAAATAGAAATTGACAAAAATAAGATGATAGTTATAAGTCCAGATACTGGAGCTATGGATAGAGCTATATACTATTCTACAATGTTAGGATTAGATATTGGTTTATTTTATAAGAGAAGAGATCATTCCACTATAGTAAAAGGCAAAAATCCAATAGTTCAACATGAGTATATTGGAAGAGATGTTGAAGGTCAAGATATATTAATAGTAGATGATATAATTGCCTCTGGTGAATCTATATTAGATATAGCTGCCCAATTAAAGAAACGTGGAGCTAAAAGTATATATGCTGCAGCAACTTTTGCTTTCTTTACAGAGGGAATAAATAAATTTGATAAATTCTATGAAGAAGGACTTATCGACAGAGTATATTCAACTAATTTAACTTACATACCAGAAAAAGTAAAGAACTCAAAATGGTTCAAAGAAGTAGATATGTCAGCATTTATGGCAGATATAATAGATACTCTTAATCACGATGGAAGTATGGCACCATTTTTTGACGCAACAAAGAGTATTACAGAACTTTTAGCTAAAAAATAA
- a CDS encoding esterase/lipase family protein, translating to MKKSIKRTILSCFLCLSLVFLLPSYAFASTTSKHSTSQLNSLEKLNNKYPIVMMHGLFGWGNDELFGINYWGGKSSLKDLLTSKGYTVFTPTLGSISSNWDRACELYAYLKGGTVDYGEAHSKKYGHARYGRTFPGAYPEFGTYSNDNELKKIHLVGHSMGGETIRVLAQLLENGDPDEMKMSSVNTSPLFTGGKHWIDSITTIATPHDGSQQDEEQLSIEPYFHQVFCALAANTGILNSSNPCFDFKMDQWGLKKQTDESFSSYCHRVFSSSIWGKTTDLSVWDLSQKGAKELNSWVKAQDDIYYFSIACVDTHRDLVSGHQVPNLNMNPLMLKSSLYMGRYTNYTPGEVVVNSDWWRNDGIVSVRSAIAPHEGSQDKVVNYNGIPQKGVWNYLGEIQNIDHIEVVGQNQPLYHNYLQNKFVSWAKMLTSLPK from the coding sequence ATGAAAAAATCAATTAAAAGAACAATTTTATCCTGTTTTTTATGTTTGTCTTTGGTATTTTTACTTCCTTCTTATGCCTTCGCTAGTACTACTAGCAAACACTCAACTTCTCAACTTAATTCTTTAGAAAAATTAAATAATAAATACCCAATTGTTATGATGCACGGACTTTTTGGTTGGGGTAATGATGAACTTTTTGGCATCAATTATTGGGGTGGCAAATCAAGTTTAAAGGATCTATTGACTTCCAAAGGTTATACAGTTTTCACACCTACTTTAGGCTCAATATCTAGTAACTGGGACAGAGCCTGTGAATTATATGCCTACTTAAAAGGTGGTACTGTAGATTATGGTGAAGCACACTCAAAAAAATATGGACATGCACGTTATGGTAGAACTTTTCCAGGTGCTTATCCTGAATTTGGTACTTACTCAAACGATAATGAACTTAAAAAGATCCATCTAGTGGGACATAGTATGGGTGGAGAAACAATCAGAGTACTAGCACAATTATTAGAAAATGGAGACCCTGACGAAATGAAAATGTCTAGTGTAAATACAAGCCCTCTATTCACTGGCGGAAAGCATTGGATAGATAGTATAACTACTATAGCTACTCCTCATGATGGTAGTCAACAAGATGAAGAACAACTTAGTATCGAACCATACTTTCATCAAGTTTTCTGTGCTCTAGCTGCTAATACAGGTATATTAAATTCTAGTAACCCTTGCTTTGATTTTAAGATGGATCAATGGGGATTAAAGAAACAAACTGATGAATCTTTCTCATCCTATTGCCATAGAGTATTCTCAAGCAGTATTTGGGGAAAGACTACTGACTTAAGTGTTTGGGATTTATCTCAAAAAGGTGCTAAAGAATTGAATAGCTGGGTAAAAGCTCAAGATGATATATATTATTTTTCAATTGCTTGCGTTGATACTCACAGAGATTTAGTATCCGGTCACCAAGTTCCTAATTTAAATATGAATCCACTTATGTTAAAAAGTTCATTATATATGGGACGTTATACTAACTACACTCCAGGAGAAGTAGTTGTCAATAGTGATTGGTGGAGAAATGATGGAATTGTAAGTGTTAGATCTGCTATCGCTCCTCATGAAGGCTCTCAAGATAAAGTTGTAAATTATAATGGAATTCCTCAAAAAGGCGTTTGGAACTACTTAGGTGAAATTCAAAATATAGATCATATTGAAGTTGTTGGACAAAATCAACCACTATATCACAATTATCTTCAAAATAAATTTGTTAGTTGGGCTAAAATGTTGACAAGCCTACCTAAATAA
- a CDS encoding TRM11 family SAM-dependent methyltransferase, whose amino-acid sequence MNKEFFYVVNYPVYEESLCRMEMRTLFGVNLTRKYFFSDKYINLSRSPFIKDMISVLYIADDISDILDRIAQDKVSYEKFKVFYIKHDKEDIDYEERIRAVRDVGYLITGTPDIHNPEVKLGISKVDGKWIFGIYARNDFKWHEHDEKPNSYSNSLSVKMARSIVNIAVGNDLNNKLVDPCCGVGTVVIEALSMNIKAVGYEINKNVSEDAKRNLKYFGYKNVIINEDMHKINDKYNVAIIDIPYGLFTPTTLADQLKIINTARRICEKLVIVTFENMNEYIIDAGFNIKDECVACKGRFKRYISLCE is encoded by the coding sequence ATGAATAAAGAATTTTTTTATGTCGTTAATTACCCTGTATATGAGGAAAGCTTATGTAGAATGGAAATGAGGACTTTGTTTGGAGTAAATTTAACTAGAAAATATTTTTTTTCTGATAAGTATATAAATTTATCTAGGAGTCCATTTATAAAGGATATGATATCAGTACTTTATATTGCTGATGATATTAGTGATATATTGGATAGAATTGCACAAGATAAAGTTTCTTATGAGAAATTTAAAGTATTCTATATAAAACATGATAAAGAGGATATTGATTATGAAGAAAGAATAAGGGCAGTAAGAGATGTAGGATATCTTATAACAGGAACACCAGATATTCATAATCCTGAAGTTAAACTTGGAATATCTAAGGTAGATGGAAAGTGGATATTTGGAATATATGCAAGAAATGATTTTAAGTGGCATGAACATGATGAGAAGCCTAATTCCTATTCCAATTCATTAAGTGTGAAAATGGCAAGGTCTATAGTTAATATTGCTGTCGGCAATGATTTGAACAATAAACTAGTAGATCCATGTTGTGGAGTTGGTACTGTAGTAATAGAGGCATTGTCAATGAACATTAAAGCAGTTGGTTATGAGATAAACAAAAATGTATCAGAAGATGCTAAAAGGAATTTGAAATATTTTGGATACAAGAATGTTATTATTAATGAAGATATGCATAAGATAAATGATAAATATAATGTTGCTATAATTGACATTCCATATGGACTTTTTACACCGACTACTTTAGCAGATCAGTTAAAGATAATTAATACAGCTCGTAGAATTTGTGAAAAGCTTGTGATAGTTACATTTGAGAATATGAATGAGTATATTATTGATGCTGGATTTAATATTAAAGATGAATGTGTTGCATGCAAAGGAAGATTTAAAAGATATATAAGTTTATGTGAATAA
- a CDS encoding ferredoxin, protein MKAFVDKGTCIACGMCASICPEVFEIEDDGKAALIVDEVSDKNEHACIEATDNCPVGAITTK, encoded by the coding sequence TTGAAAGCATTCGTAGATAAAGGTACTTGTATAGCTTGTGGGATGTGTGCGAGCATTTGTCCAGAAGTTTTTGAAATTGAGGATGATGGAAAAGCAGCCTTAATTGTTGATGAGGTTTCAGACAAAAATGAACACGCCTGTATTGAGGCTACTGATAATTGTCCAGTAGGAGCAATTACTACAAAATAA
- a CDS encoding cell wall-active antibiotics response protein produces the protein MRHKLSSVLWGLAFIIAGVGFAGNSLNWWDFHLFFAGWWTLFIIIPCAISILENGFRTANSIGLLVGVILLLSEQHVIDNHIVGKLLWPVVLILIGLSIILGGSGRKHKISATINHDNAKGKPEYTTIFSKQEVNFSQEVFPGANLTSIFGGFSVNLSGAYVEKDVVIDITTIFGGVEVIVPPDVTVVVSSTPIFGGVSNHTRQSKSENSPVIYINATCIFGGVDIR, from the coding sequence GTGAGGCATAAATTATCAAGCGTTTTATGGGGACTAGCATTTATCATAGCAGGTGTGGGCTTTGCTGGAAATTCATTAAATTGGTGGGATTTTCATTTATTTTTTGCAGGATGGTGGACTTTATTTATTATAATACCTTGCGCAATAAGTATTTTAGAAAACGGATTTCGTACAGCAAATAGTATTGGATTATTAGTTGGAGTTATTTTGTTGTTATCTGAACAACATGTTATTGACAATCATATAGTTGGCAAGCTACTTTGGCCTGTAGTACTAATATTAATTGGTCTTTCTATAATCCTTGGAGGTAGTGGAAGAAAACATAAGATTTCAGCTACAATTAATCATGACAATGCTAAAGGAAAGCCAGAATATACAACTATTTTTAGTAAACAAGAAGTTAATTTTTCACAAGAAGTATTTCCAGGAGCTAATTTAACATCTATATTTGGTGGATTTAGTGTTAATCTATCTGGAGCATATGTTGAAAAAGATGTTGTAATTGATATTACCACAATTTTTGGAGGAGTTGAAGTTATTGTTCCACCAGATGTGACAGTAGTTGTGTCTAGTACTCCAATATTTGGTGGCGTATCAAATCACACAAGACAAAGCAAATCTGAAAATAGTCCAGTTATTTATATTAATGCTACATGTATATTTGGTGGAGTTGACATAAGATAA
- a CDS encoding iron-containing alcohol dehydrogenase, with the protein MIWTIKKAYYRSAQAILRTGIKFVKFKEPQLILGAGTINKLPDVIKDKQISKVMIIVSKTINKSGLLDEFYTKLSENNIQYEVYDSVKPNPTIDNIEECLNVYKQKNCVAIVTIGGGSPIDCAKVVAARAANNNLKIQDLRGFQKVKNPIPPIFAVPTTAGSGSEVTVAAVVTDSETHEKYAISDLKFIPDYVVLDPELTVGVPPSLTASTGMDALTHAIEAYIGKNGTAFTDDKARNATKMIIDNLENVYKDGKDVEKRNAMLLASNYAGAAFTRAYVGYVHAIAHSIGGLYGVAHGLANAIILPKVLEFYGESAYDKLSELAIYANLGTKDQDKKDLAIKLIEKIKLMNKNMNIPQGIKEIKEEDIPLIAKRAMKEGNPGYPVPKIMSIRECEEFLRNLKIK; encoded by the coding sequence ATGATTTGGACAATAAAAAAAGCCTATTACAGATCAGCTCAAGCTATACTTAGGACAGGAATAAAATTTGTTAAATTTAAAGAACCACAATTAATTTTAGGAGCAGGAACCATAAATAAACTACCTGATGTAATAAAGGATAAGCAAATTAGTAAGGTAATGATTATTGTAAGTAAAACAATAAATAAATCTGGGTTGTTAGATGAATTTTACACAAAATTATCAGAGAATAATATTCAATATGAAGTCTATGATAGTGTTAAACCTAATCCTACTATAGATAATATAGAGGAATGTTTAAATGTTTATAAACAAAAAAATTGTGTTGCAATTGTAACAATTGGCGGCGGATCTCCAATTGATTGTGCTAAGGTTGTTGCTGCAAGAGCAGCAAATAACAATTTAAAAATACAGGATTTAAGAGGTTTCCAAAAAGTTAAGAATCCTATACCTCCAATTTTTGCTGTACCAACAACAGCAGGAAGTGGTTCTGAAGTTACTGTAGCTGCTGTTGTTACTGATTCAGAAACTCATGAGAAATATGCTATTTCAGATTTAAAATTCATCCCAGATTATGTTGTATTAGATCCTGAATTAACAGTAGGGGTTCCACCAAGTCTCACAGCTTCAACAGGTATGGATGCACTAACTCATGCTATTGAAGCTTATATAGGTAAAAATGGAACAGCGTTTACTGATGATAAAGCTAGAAATGCAACTAAAATGATAATTGATAACTTAGAGAATGTTTATAAGGATGGAAAGGATGTGGAAAAGCGTAATGCTATGCTATTGGCTTCGAATTATGCTGGAGCTGCATTTACAAGAGCATATGTTGGTTATGTTCATGCCATTGCTCATAGTATAGGTGGATTGTATGGAGTAGCTCATGGTCTTGCAAATGCTATAATTCTTCCTAAAGTATTAGAATTTTATGGAGAGTCAGCTTATGATAAGTTATCTGAGCTTGCTATATATGCAAACTTGGGGACTAAGGACCAGGATAAAAAAGATTTAGCTATTAAGTTAATTGAAAAGATTAAGCTTATGAACAAAAATATGAATATACCTCAAGGAATAAAAGAAATAAAAGAAGAGGACATACCTCTAATCGCAAAAAGAGCTATGAAGGAAGGAAATCCAGGATATCCAGTACCTAAAATTATGAGTATTAGGGAATGCGAGGAGTTCTTAAGAAATTTAAAGATAAAATAA
- a CDS encoding Nramp family divalent metal transporter: MKTNFELNEGKSKFNKKEFLKYVGPGILVTVGFIDPGNWASNIAAGSGFGYRLLWIVTLATIMLIVLQHNAAHLGIVTGLCISEAVNKYIKPTIARGITVTAMLAAVGTSMAEILGASIALKMLFNIPTKIGGLISAALILFMLFSNSYKKIEKVIIGFVSVIGIAFIFETMLVDVNWKEVFTNSIIPSIPKGALPIVMSILGAVVMPHNLFLHSEVIQSRKWNLKDKFIMEKQLKYEFLDTIISMVIGFVINSAMILVAITFFQKGIKVTELEQAQIMLKPLLGNAASIIFATALLFAGIASSITAGMAGGSIFAGLFGEEYDINRKQTKIGVAITIICALIIIFFIQNPFNGLVYSQMLLSVQLPITIFAQIYLTSSKKVMGEYKNSLIDSILLWIIGIIVTILNIMLLFNSL; the protein is encoded by the coding sequence GTGAAAACAAATTTTGAATTAAATGAAGGGAAGAGTAAATTTAATAAAAAAGAATTCTTAAAGTATGTTGGACCAGGAATTTTAGTTACTGTAGGATTTATTGATCCAGGAAATTGGGCATCTAATATTGCAGCTGGATCAGGTTTTGGATATAGATTACTTTGGATTGTAACTTTAGCTACTATAATGTTAATAGTATTACAGCATAATGCAGCACATTTAGGAATAGTTACAGGATTGTGCATTTCTGAGGCAGTTAACAAATATATAAAACCAACTATAGCTAGGGGGATAACAGTGACAGCTATGCTTGCAGCTGTAGGTACATCTATGGCTGAGATTTTAGGAGCATCTATTGCACTAAAAATGTTATTTAACATACCAACAAAGATAGGAGGTTTAATTTCAGCTGCACTTATATTGTTTATGTTGTTTTCAAATTCATATAAAAAGATTGAGAAGGTTATAATTGGATTTGTTTCAGTAATTGGTATAGCATTTATATTTGAGACTATGTTAGTAGATGTTAATTGGAAAGAAGTATTTACAAATTCAATAATTCCATCAATTCCCAAAGGAGCATTACCAATAGTAATGAGTATTTTAGGAGCAGTAGTAATGCCACATAACTTATTTCTACATTCAGAAGTAATTCAAAGCCGCAAGTGGAATTTAAAAGATAAATTCATAATGGAAAAACAACTTAAATATGAATTTCTTGATACTATAATATCAATGGTGATAGGTTTTGTAATAAATAGTGCAATGATTTTGGTAGCCATAACTTTCTTTCAAAAAGGAATTAAAGTAACAGAACTTGAACAGGCTCAGATAATGTTAAAACCTTTGTTAGGAAATGCGGCATCAATAATTTTTGCTACAGCTTTATTGTTTGCAGGAATAGCTTCTTCAATTACAGCAGGAATGGCAGGTGGATCCATCTTTGCAGGATTGTTTGGAGAGGAATATGATATAAATAGAAAGCAAACTAAAATAGGTGTTGCTATAACTATAATTTGTGCTCTAATAATAATATTTTTCATACAAAATCCATTTAATGGACTTGTATACTCACAAATGTTATTGAGTGTACAATTACCAATAACAATTTTTGCTCAAATATATTTAACTTCATCTAAGAAGGTTATGGGAGAATATAAGAATTCGTTAATTGATAGTATTCTTCTTTGGATAATTGGAATTATAGTTACAATATTAAATATTATGCTACTTTTTAACAGTTTATAG
- a CDS encoding HD domain-containing phosphohydrolase: MLSFIEKKINTITKINQRNRLKIECIKICLIYALMGFCWVYFSDKLANILVSNKKLLLLIHTYKGVLFIIITSVILYSLLKNLLKKINSAENKLNESYKQISEVNRELEAYVYQLTSSEEELREKYKQIIENEKKLSISEEKNSAIVKAIPDLLFIIDNEGNYIDCITNDESLLFLPRKDLIDKNILDIIPKEISEAAYKMIQSVLKSGEMQNFEYILEISGEAKWFEMRMVKNNEEQILAIIRDISKRKEMEYTLEYLSYHDQLTGLYNRRFFESELRRLDAECYLPLSIIMADVNGLKLVNDSFGHGTGDELLRKVVEVMKNGCREGDILARLAGDEFVILSPKTEAFEAEQIVKDIKALALKEKVRSVDISVSLGYETKNNIGQKIEEVLKKAEDHMYRKKLLESPTMRGKTVNAIITALHEKNKREEQHSHRTSELCESMGQVLGLPEDEIEELKTAGLLHDIGKIAIEENILNKEARLTEEEMQQIMKHPEIGYRILSTVNELSELAEYVLAHHERWDGTGYPKGLKGDRIPLQSRIIAIADSYDAMISKRSYRDALPEEVAINELKLNSGKKFDPKLTRIFIEKVLHKSFDKIYI, encoded by the coding sequence ATGCTTTCATTTATAGAGAAAAAGATTAATACAATTACTAAAATAAATCAAAGAAATAGACTTAAAATTGAATGCATTAAAATTTGTTTAATATATGCTTTGATGGGATTTTGCTGGGTTTATTTTTCTGATAAGTTGGCGAATATTCTGGTTAGTAATAAAAAATTATTGCTACTTATACATACTTACAAAGGAGTATTATTTATAATCATTACTTCAGTAATACTTTACTCATTATTGAAAAATCTTTTAAAAAAAATTAACTCCGCAGAAAATAAGCTTAATGAAAGTTACAAGCAGATATCTGAAGTCAATCGAGAACTTGAGGCTTATGTATATCAATTGACTTCATCAGAAGAAGAATTAAGAGAAAAATATAAACAAATAATAGAAAATGAAAAGAAGTTAAGTATCAGTGAAGAAAAGAATAGTGCTATTGTTAAAGCAATACCTGATTTATTGTTTATTATCGACAATGAAGGAAATTATATAGATTGTATAACTAATGATGAGAGTCTTTTATTTTTACCTAGGAAGGACTTAATTGATAAGAACATTTTAGATATAATTCCTAAGGAGATATCTGAAGCTGCATATAAGATGATACAATCAGTACTTAAATCTGGAGAAATGCAGAACTTTGAATATATTCTTGAAATATCAGGAGAAGCAAAGTGGTTTGAGATGAGAATGGTAAAGAACAATGAAGAGCAGATATTAGCTATAATAAGGGATATAAGTAAGCGAAAAGAAATGGAGTATACTTTAGAATATTTGAGTTATCATGATCAATTAACAGGGCTATATAATAGGAGATTTTTTGAAAGTGAGTTGAGACGATTAGACGCTGAATGTTATTTACCTTTATCAATTATTATGGCTGATGTTAATGGTCTAAAACTAGTGAATGATTCTTTTGGTCATGGCACTGGGGATGAACTTCTTAGAAAAGTAGTGGAAGTTATGAAAAATGGATGTCGTGAGGGAGATATTCTAGCAAGACTAGCAGGGGATGAATTCGTAATTCTATCGCCTAAAACAGAAGCTTTTGAAGCTGAGCAGATAGTTAAAGACATTAAAGCTTTAGCATTAAAAGAGAAAGTACGATCTGTAGATATTTCTGTATCTTTAGGATACGAAACCAAAAATAATATAGGACAAAAGATTGAAGAAGTATTAAAAAAAGCAGAAGATCATATGTATAGAAAAAAGTTATTAGAAAGTCCAACCATGAGAGGAAAAACTGTAAATGCTATAATTACCGCACTTCATGAAAAAAACAAGAGAGAAGAACAGCATTCTCATAGGACTTCAGAGTTATGTGAATCTATGGGTCAAGTACTCGGATTGCCTGAGGATGAAATTGAAGAACTTAAAACAGCAGGATTATTGCATGATATAGGGAAAATAGCTATAGAAGAAAATATACTCAATAAGGAAGCTAGATTAACTGAAGAAGAAATGCAGCAAATAATGAAACATCCAGAGATAGGATATAGAATACTTAGTACAGTAAATGAACTTTCAGAATTAGCTGAATATGTGCTGGCTCATCATGAAAGGTGGGATGGAACAGGATACCCGAAAGGATTAAAAGGTGATAGAATTCCGCTTCAATCAAGAATTATTGCAATAGCAGATTCTTATGATGCTATGATTAGCAAAAGAAGTTATCGTGATGCATTACCGGAGGAAGTTGCTATTAATGAACTAAAGTTAAACTCAGGTAAGAAATTTGATCCAAAGCTTACTAGAATATTTATTGAAAAAGTGTTACATAAGTCATTTGATAAAATTTATATATAG